In the Leptospiraceae bacterium genome, one interval contains:
- the ftsZ gene encoding cell division protein FtsZ translates to MLYLEEEKTSPAVIKVVGVGGGGMNAVSRMANSNLKGVEFLVINTDEQVLKKSIVENKVQIGSKVTRGMGAGGDPELGSKSAAEDKDKIVQALKGADMIFVTAGMGGGTGTGAAPVIAEIAKELKCLVVGVVTMPFTFEGKRRAELANSGLNALRANVDTLITIRNDSIFKVVDKNSPIDLAFRVIDDILLNAVKGLSDIINHPGIINVDFADVKTIMKDTGDAIMGVGEGIGENRVSEAVEHAINNALLEDSSINGASSLLINVSGGNDLTIHDWNEVSQIITSQVDQNANIIIGLNEDISLNQKIRVTVIATGFNKKIKPIKKDDLEIQKSVQAKVVGLNDSDLVDSSRSIKSSPRISTGYTEDYDIPAYLRRKAD, encoded by the coding sequence ATGTTATATTTAGAAGAAGAGAAAACAAGCCCCGCAGTAATCAAAGTGGTAGGTGTAGGTGGCGGTGGAATGAATGCAGTCAGTAGAATGGCAAACTCCAATTTAAAAGGAGTAGAATTTTTAGTAATCAACACAGACGAACAAGTATTAAAAAAATCTATTGTTGAAAATAAAGTTCAAATTGGCAGCAAAGTCACTCGCGGGATGGGAGCAGGCGGGGATCCTGAATTGGGCAGTAAGTCCGCAGCAGAAGACAAAGACAAAATTGTTCAAGCTCTAAAAGGAGCTGATATGATTTTTGTTACTGCCGGAATGGGTGGAGGCACAGGAACTGGTGCAGCTCCCGTCATTGCAGAAATTGCAAAAGAGTTGAAATGCCTTGTTGTAGGTGTAGTTACTATGCCTTTTACATTTGAAGGGAAAAGAAGAGCTGAGCTTGCGAACTCTGGATTGAATGCCTTACGTGCAAATGTGGACACACTGATTACAATTCGCAACGATTCTATATTTAAAGTAGTAGATAAAAATAGCCCGATTGATTTAGCTTTTCGAGTTATAGACGATATTTTGCTCAATGCAGTAAAAGGCTTGAGTGACATTATCAATCACCCGGGAATTATCAATGTAGATTTTGCTGATGTGAAAACTATAATGAAAGATACGGGTGATGCAATCATGGGAGTAGGAGAAGGAATAGGTGAAAATCGTGTCAGCGAAGCTGTAGAGCACGCAATCAATAACGCATTATTGGAAGACAGCTCTATCAATGGTGCAAGCTCATTACTCATCAATGTAAGTGGCGGAAATGATTTGACTATCCATGATTGGAACGAAGTATCACAAATCATTACATCTCAAGTAGATCAAAATGCAAATATAATCATTGGATTAAATGAAGATATTTCTTTAAATCAAAAAATTCGGGTTACAGTAATTGCAACCGGATTCAATAAGAAAATTAAACCAATAAAGAAAGATGATTTAGAAATCCAAAAATCAGTGCAAGCCAAAGTAGTAGGCTTGAATGACTCTGACTTGGTTGACTCATCGAGAAGTATTAAGTCCTCTCCAAGAATTAGTACCGGTTACACTGAGGATTATGATATTCCGGCTTATTTAAGAAGAAAAGCAGATTAA